Proteins encoded by one window of Halorubrum ruber:
- a CDS encoding DUF7521 family protein, whose product MNPYIDLTIIAAKTAILALGGSITYYALRAYNRTGDRSLRELGVGFGIVTVGALLGGVSHQIIGADLAVGIAIDGLLTAVGFAVIVYSLYLE is encoded by the coding sequence ATGAACCCCTACATCGACCTGACTATCATCGCCGCAAAGACCGCCATCCTGGCCCTCGGTGGCAGCATCACCTACTACGCGCTCCGCGCGTACAACCGGACCGGCGACCGCTCGCTGCGGGAGCTCGGCGTCGGCTTCGGCATCGTCACCGTCGGGGCGCTGCTGGGCGGCGTCTCCCACCAGATTATCGGCGCCGACCTGGCGGTCGGCATCGCCATCGACGGCCTCCTCACGGCGGTCGGGTTCGCGGTCATCGTTTACTCGCTGTATCTGGAGTAG
- a CDS encoding helix-turn-helix domain-containing protein — MSDAREELSRRIAGEITLSDDPGATLRKWRTDFDVSQTELAEQLGVSSSVVSDYESGRRESPGIGVVRRTVEGLLDIDERRGGGRLRQHARVLSAGFESDIVHDLREYSTAVPLAEFYEAMGATEIVRGDHDHVNGHTVIDSIQAITRLSSEEFYRLYGQSTNRALVFTRVTRGESPLVALRVVSPTPNAVVLHGIEDGDLWDHAADLARVDGVSLATSNRDLDDCLADLQAL, encoded by the coding sequence ATGAGCGACGCACGCGAGGAGCTCTCCCGCCGGATCGCCGGCGAGATAACGCTGAGCGACGACCCGGGGGCGACGCTCCGGAAGTGGCGGACCGACTTCGACGTCTCGCAGACGGAGCTGGCCGAGCAGCTCGGCGTCTCCTCGTCGGTCGTCTCCGACTACGAGAGCGGTCGCCGCGAGAGCCCGGGGATCGGCGTCGTCCGCCGCACGGTTGAGGGCCTGCTCGACATCGACGAGCGGCGCGGCGGCGGGCGGCTCCGACAGCACGCCCGGGTGCTTTCGGCCGGGTTCGAGAGCGACATCGTCCACGACCTCCGCGAGTACTCGACGGCGGTGCCCTTAGCGGAGTTTTACGAGGCGATGGGCGCGACGGAGATCGTCCGCGGCGACCACGACCACGTGAACGGGCACACAGTCATCGACTCGATCCAGGCGATCACGCGGCTCTCCAGCGAGGAGTTCTACCGGCTGTACGGCCAGTCGACGAACCGCGCGCTCGTGTTCACGCGGGTGACGCGCGGCGAGTCGCCGCTCGTCGCGCTCCGGGTCGTGAGCCCCACCCCAAACGCGGTCGTGCTCCACGGGATCGAGGACGGCGACCTCTGGGACCACGCCGCCGACCTCGCCCGCGTCGACGGCGTCTCGCTGGCGACGTCGAACCGCGACCTCGACGACTGCCTCGCGGACCTTCAGGCGCTGTGA
- a CDS encoding DUF1684 domain-containing protein → MSEDYAERLRANRREKDEFFDDHPQSPIPPEQRDEFDGLDYFPPNPDYRVEATVTVHDDPEPVEMETTASNPVRYLRVVTFAFEVDGEEHTLAGYRQEGDDGAIFVPFRDKTTGQQTYHQGRYMELAPERDLDDGDSVTIDFNLAYSPFCAYSETFSCPLPPEENWLEIVIPAGERAPDMD, encoded by the coding sequence ATGAGCGAGGACTACGCCGAGCGGCTCCGCGCGAACCGCCGGGAGAAAGACGAGTTCTTCGACGACCACCCGCAGTCGCCGATTCCGCCGGAACAGCGCGACGAGTTCGACGGGCTCGACTACTTCCCGCCGAATCCGGACTACCGCGTCGAGGCGACCGTCACGGTCCACGACGATCCCGAGCCGGTCGAGATGGAGACGACCGCGAGCAACCCGGTCCGGTACCTCCGGGTCGTCACGTTCGCGTTCGAGGTCGACGGAGAGGAACACACCTTGGCGGGCTACCGACAGGAGGGCGACGACGGCGCCATCTTCGTCCCCTTCCGCGACAAGACGACCGGTCAGCAGACGTACCATCAGGGGCGCTACATGGAGCTGGCGCCCGAGCGCGACCTCGACGACGGCGACAGCGTCACGATCGACTTCAACCTCGCGTACAGCCCGTTCTGCGCGTACAGCGAGACGTTCTCCTGTCCGCTCCCGCCCGAGGAGAACTGGCTGGAGATCGTGATCCCGGCGGGCGAGCGGGCGC